In Achromobacter spanius, the following proteins share a genomic window:
- a CDS encoding ABC transporter permease yields the protein MKRFAIQLCSVVVFFVLWKSYVTLFDVSPLVLPPPEDVLAALVQLMQRPDTYFHIYTTLAECLGGFVIAVVTGTLIGQVLGRVELLDTIFKPFVVALQLTPKVALIPLFILWFGFGIESKIVISALMAFFPVFANSYLGAKSVDTGLVEVFQVGNATGRKRFRLLVIPASLPYILTGMEMAIVLSIIGAVVSEFVAGSRGLGYLATVKLQDMEVDTLFAVVVLLAMIGFVLYFAVGSLRKVLIPWHESGRARKTA from the coding sequence ATGAAACGCTTCGCCATTCAACTCTGTTCCGTGGTGGTGTTCTTTGTTCTGTGGAAAAGCTATGTGACGCTTTTTGATGTGTCACCGCTGGTGCTGCCGCCGCCCGAGGACGTGCTGGCCGCGCTGGTGCAGTTGATGCAGCGGCCCGATACCTATTTCCACATCTATACGACACTGGCCGAATGCCTGGGCGGGTTCGTGATCGCGGTGGTGACGGGTACGTTGATCGGCCAGGTGCTGGGCAGGGTCGAACTGCTGGACACGATCTTCAAGCCGTTCGTCGTCGCCTTGCAACTGACGCCCAAGGTTGCGCTGATTCCGCTTTTTATCCTCTGGTTCGGCTTTGGCATCGAATCCAAGATCGTGATCTCGGCGCTGATGGCGTTCTTTCCCGTGTTTGCCAATAGCTACCTGGGAGCGAAATCGGTCGACACCGGCCTGGTCGAGGTCTTTCAGGTGGGCAACGCGACCGGCCGCAAACGTTTCCGCCTGCTGGTGATACCGGCGTCGCTGCCCTATATATTGACGGGCATGGAAATGGCGATCGTGTTGTCCATCATCGGCGCGGTGGTGTCGGAGTTCGTGGCCGGCTCGCGCGGGCTGGGCTACCTGGCCACCGTCAAGTTGCAGGACATGGAGGTCGACACGCTATTCGCCGTGGTGGTGCTGCTGGCCATGATCGGCTTTGTGCTGTACTTCGCGGTGGGTTCGCTTCGCAAGGTGCTGATCCCCTGGCACGAGTCCGGCAGGGCCAGGAAAACGGCTTGA
- the rplC gene encoding 50S ribosomal protein L3, whose product MSNSTPTPAAHRLGLVGRKVGMTRIFTEEGESIPVTVLDVSNNRVTQVKSLETDGYAAIQVAYGTRRASRVAQPQTGHYAKAGTEAGSILKEFRLDPARAAEFAAGAVIAVESVFEAGQQVDVTGTTIGKGFAGTIKRHHFGSQRASHGNSRSHRVPGSIGQAQDPGRVFPGKKMAGHLGDVTRTVQNLDVVRVDVERGLLLVKGAVPGHAGADIVVRPAIKAPAKKGA is encoded by the coding sequence ATGTCGAATTCGACACCCACGCCCGCCGCTCACCGGCTGGGGCTGGTGGGTCGCAAGGTCGGCATGACCCGCATTTTTACCGAGGAAGGTGAATCCATCCCGGTAACCGTGCTGGACGTGTCTAACAACCGCGTGACCCAAGTTAAGTCGCTGGAAACCGACGGCTACGCCGCGATCCAAGTGGCTTATGGCACTCGTCGTGCCTCGCGTGTGGCTCAGCCGCAAACGGGCCACTACGCCAAAGCCGGCACTGAAGCCGGTAGCATCCTCAAAGAATTCCGCCTTGATCCCGCTCGCGCTGCTGAATTTGCAGCCGGTGCCGTGATCGCCGTGGAATCCGTGTTCGAAGCCGGCCAACAGGTCGACGTGACGGGCACGACCATTGGTAAAGGCTTCGCCGGTACCATCAAGCGTCACCACTTCGGTTCGCAACGCGCGTCGCACGGTAACTCCCGTTCGCACCGCGTTCCCGGCTCGATTGGCCAAGCTCAAGATCCGGGTCGCGTGTTCCCGGGTAAGAAGATGGCTGGTCACCTGGGTGATGTCACCCGCACCGTTCAAAACCTCGACGTCGTTCGCGTTGACGTTGAGCGTGGCCTGCTGCTGGTCAAGGGCGCTGTCCCCGGCCACGCTGGCGCCGACATCGTCGTGCGCCCGGCCATCAAGGCCCCGGCCAAGAAGGGAGCGTAA
- the rplD gene encoding 50S ribosomal protein L4, which produces MDLKLLNDQGQAAATFSAPDTIFGRDFNEALIHQIVVAFQANARAGNRAQKDRAEVKHSTKKPWRQKGTGRARAGMTSSPLWRGGGRIFPNSPEENFSQKVNKKMYRAGIRSILSQLAREDRIAVVESFDLESPKTKAAAAKLKSLGLDSVLIITDSVDENVYLATRNLPHVAVVEPRYADPLSLVHYKKVLITKPAIAQLEEMLG; this is translated from the coding sequence ATGGATCTCAAGCTCCTGAACGACCAAGGTCAGGCCGCTGCTACGTTCAGCGCGCCCGATACGATCTTCGGCCGTGACTTCAACGAAGCACTGATTCATCAGATCGTGGTGGCTTTCCAAGCCAATGCCCGTGCCGGCAACCGCGCTCAGAAGGATCGTGCCGAAGTTAAGCACTCGACCAAGAAGCCCTGGCGCCAGAAGGGTACCGGCCGCGCACGCGCTGGTATGACTTCGTCGCCGCTGTGGCGTGGCGGTGGTCGGATTTTCCCGAACTCGCCCGAAGAGAACTTCAGCCAGAAGGTCAACAAGAAGATGTACCGCGCCGGGATCCGTTCGATCTTGTCGCAACTGGCTCGCGAAGACCGTATCGCCGTTGTCGAATCGTTTGATCTGGAATCGCCCAAGACCAAGGCTGCTGCTGCAAAGCTGAAGAGCCTGGGCCTGGACTCGGTCCTGATCATCACCGACAGCGTTGATGAGAATGTTTACCTCGCCACCCGCAACCTGCCGCACGTTGCTGTTGTCGAGCCCCGTTATGCCGATCCGTTGTCGCTGGTCCACTACAAGAAAGTGCTGATCACCAAGCCGGCCATCGCTCAACTCGAGGAGATGCTGGGATGA
- the rplW gene encoding 50S ribosomal protein L23: MNAERLMQVILAPIVTEKATFVAEKNQQVAFRVVADATKPEIKAAVELLFKVQVESVQVLNRKGKVKRFGRFVGRRRNERKAYVSLKDGQEIDFAEVK; this comes from the coding sequence ATGAACGCTGAACGCTTGATGCAAGTCATTCTGGCTCCGATCGTGACCGAAAAGGCCACGTTCGTCGCTGAGAAAAATCAGCAAGTCGCTTTCCGTGTCGTGGCTGACGCTACCAAGCCGGAAATCAAGGCTGCCGTCGAACTGCTCTTCAAGGTGCAGGTCGAGTCCGTGCAGGTCCTCAACCGTAAGGGCAAAGTCAAGCGCTTTGGCCGATTCGTTGGCCGTCGCCGTAATGAGCGCAAGGCTTACGTGTCGCTCAAGGACGGCCAGGAAATCGACTTTGCGGAGGTGAAGTAA
- the rplB gene encoding 50S ribosomal protein L2, producing MALVKVKPTSAGRRGMVKVVSPNLHKGEPYAPLLEKKTRGSGRNNNGHITIRHRGGGHKQHYRVVDFRRDKDGIPAKVERLEYDPNRTAHIALLCYADGERRYIIAPRGLEVGATLLSGTDAPIRAGNTLPIRNIPVGTTIHCVEMLPGKGAQMVRSAGASAVLLAREGIYAQVRLRSGEVRRVHIECRATIGEVGNEEHSLRQIGKAGAMRWRGIRPTVRGVAMNPVDHPHGGGEGRTGEAREPVSPWGTPAKGFKTRRNKRTNNMIVQRRKRK from the coding sequence ATGGCCCTCGTAAAAGTTAAGCCGACTTCGGCTGGCCGCCGTGGCATGGTGAAGGTTGTTAGCCCGAACCTGCACAAGGGTGAGCCCTACGCGCCGCTGCTGGAAAAGAAGACCCGTGGTTCTGGCCGTAACAACAACGGTCACATCACGATCCGTCACCGTGGTGGTGGTCATAAGCAACACTACCGTGTCGTCGACTTCCGTCGCGACAAGGACGGTATCCCGGCAAAGGTCGAGCGTCTGGAATATGACCCCAACCGTACGGCGCACATTGCACTGCTGTGCTACGCCGACGGCGAACGTCGTTACATCATCGCTCCGCGTGGTCTGGAAGTGGGTGCTACCTTGCTGTCGGGCACCGATGCTCCGATCCGCGCTGGTAACACGCTGCCGATCCGCAACATCCCGGTGGGTACGACGATTCACTGCGTCGAAATGCTGCCTGGCAAGGGTGCTCAAATGGTCCGTTCGGCCGGCGCTTCCGCCGTCCTGCTGGCTCGCGAAGGCATCTACGCTCAGGTTCGTCTGCGCTCGGGTGAAGTTCGCCGTGTGCACATCGAATGCCGCGCCACCATTGGTGAAGTCGGTAACGAAGAACACAGCCTGCGCCAAATCGGCAAGGCCGGTGCAATGCGTTGGCGTGGTATCCGCCCGACGGTTCGTGGCGTTGCCATGAACCCGGTGGATCACCCGCACGGTGGCGGCGAAGGCCGTACCGGTGAAGCACGCGAGCCGGTCAGCCCGTGGGGCACCCCGGCGAAGGGTTTCAAGACCCGTCGCAACAAGCGGACGAACAATATGATCGTCCAACGGCGCAAGCGCAAGTAA
- the rpsS gene encoding 30S ribosomal protein S19: MSRSIKKGPFVDAHLIKKVDTAVAGKDKKPIKTWSRRSTILPEFIGLTIAVHNGKQHVPVYINENMVGHKLGEFALTRTFKGHAADKKAKR; encoded by the coding sequence ATGTCACGTTCGATCAAGAAAGGCCCGTTTGTCGATGCTCACCTGATCAAAAAGGTGGACACGGCCGTCGCGGGCAAAGACAAGAAGCCGATCAAGACCTGGTCGCGTCGTTCCACGATCCTGCCCGAGTTCATCGGCCTGACGATCGCGGTCCACAACGGCAAGCAACATGTCCCCGTGTACATCAACGAGAACATGGTCGGTCACAAGCTGGGCGAGTTCGCGCTGACCCGTACGTTCAAGGGCCACGCTGCGGACAAGAAGGCGAAGAGGTAA
- the rplV gene encoding 50S ribosomal protein L22, protein METTAIIRGVHISAQKTRLVADLIRGQKVGRALEILTFSPKKAAVILKKAVESAIANAEHNDGADIDELKVTTIFVDKAQSMKRFSARAKGRGNRIEKQTCHITVKVGA, encoded by the coding sequence ATGGAAACTACTGCCATTATCCGTGGGGTGCACATCTCGGCACAGAAGACCCGTCTGGTTGCGGACTTGATCCGTGGTCAGAAGGTCGGTCGTGCCCTGGAAATCCTCACCTTCTCGCCGAAGAAGGCTGCCGTCATCCTGAAGAAGGCTGTCGAGTCCGCCATCGCCAACGCCGAGCACAACGACGGCGCCGATATCGACGAACTGAAAGTCACCACGATTTTTGTGGACAAGGCTCAGTCGATGAAGCGCTTCTCCGCTCGCGCCAAGGGCCGCGGCAACCGTATCGAGAAGCAGACCTGCCATATCACGGTCAAGGTCGGAGCTTAA
- the rpsC gene encoding 30S ribosomal protein S3, translating into MGQKIHPTGFRLAVTRNWSSRWFADDKAFGTMLAEDIRVREYLKKKLKSASVGRVIIERPAKNARITVYSARPGVVIGKRGEDIENLKADLQRLMGVPVHVNIEEIRKPETDAQLIADSISQQLEKRIMFRRAMKRAMQNAMRLGAQGIKIMSSGRLNGIEIARTEWYREGRVPLHTLKANIDYGTSEAHTTYGVIGIKVWVYKGDMLANGELPPETAAPREEERRPRRAPRGDRPDGARTGRPGGRGRGGPRKADAAPAPEGE; encoded by the coding sequence ATGGGTCAGAAAATTCACCCCACTGGGTTCCGTCTCGCGGTCACCCGTAATTGGTCCTCGCGTTGGTTCGCCGACGACAAGGCCTTCGGCACGATGCTTGCCGAAGACATTCGCGTTCGCGAGTACCTGAAAAAGAAGCTCAAGAGCGCCTCCGTTGGTCGCGTGATCATCGAGCGTCCGGCCAAGAATGCCCGCATCACCGTCTACTCGGCTCGTCCGGGCGTGGTGATCGGCAAGCGCGGCGAGGACATCGAAAACCTGAAGGCTGATCTGCAGCGTCTGATGGGCGTGCCTGTGCACGTCAACATCGAGGAAATCCGCAAGCCGGAAACCGATGCTCAACTGATCGCCGACTCGATTTCGCAACAGCTCGAGAAGCGCATCATGTTCCGTCGCGCAATGAAGCGCGCGATGCAAAACGCGATGCGTCTGGGTGCCCAAGGCATCAAGATCATGAGCTCGGGCCGTTTGAACGGTATCGAAATTGCTCGCACCGAGTGGTATCGCGAAGGCCGTGTGCCGCTGCACACCCTCAAGGCCAACATTGACTACGGCACCTCCGAAGCCCACACCACGTATGGCGTGATCGGCATCAAGGTCTGGGTCTACAAGGGCGACATGCTGGCTAACGGCGAATTGCCGCCGGAAACCGCTGCCCCGCGCGAAGAAGAACGTCGTCCGCGCCGCGCTCCGCGTGGTGATCGTCCGGACGGTGCTCGCACCGGTCGTCCGGGTGGTCGTGGTCGTGGTGGTCCCCGCAAGGCGGACGCTGCTCCGGCGCCTGAAGGAGAATAA
- the rplP gene encoding 50S ribosomal protein L16: MLQPSRRKYRKEQKGRNTGLATRGTHVSFGEFGLKATGRGRLTARQIEAARRAINRHIKRGGRIWIRIFPDKPISQKPAEVRMGNGKGNPEYWVAEIQPGKVLYEMEGVSEEIAREAFRLAAAKLPISTTFVARHIGA, translated from the coding sequence ATGCTGCAACCCTCTCGCAGAAAGTATCGCAAAGAGCAGAAGGGCCGCAACACCGGTCTGGCGACTCGTGGTACCCACGTGTCGTTTGGCGAATTCGGTCTGAAGGCCACCGGCCGTGGCCGTCTGACCGCTCGCCAGATCGAAGCCGCTCGTCGTGCTATCAATCGTCACATCAAGCGTGGCGGCCGTATCTGGATTCGCATTTTCCCGGATAAGCCCATCTCGCAAAAGCCCGCCGAAGTCCGCATGGGTAACGGTAAGGGTAATCCTGAGTACTGGGTCGCTGAAATTCAGCCCGGCAAAGTGCTCTACGAAATGGAAGGTGTGAGCGAAGAGATCGCGCGTGAAGCTTTCCGCCTGGCCGCTGCCAAGCTGCCGATTTCGACCACGTTCGTCGCGCGTCATATCGGTGCTTAA
- the rpmC gene encoding 50S ribosomal protein L29 — MKASELRSKDAAELGKELESLLKAQFGLRMQKATQQLANTSQLRNVRRDIARVRTLLTEKAGK, encoded by the coding sequence ATGAAAGCTAGCGAACTCCGTTCGAAAGACGCCGCCGAGCTCGGCAAAGAGCTCGAAAGCCTGCTGAAGGCACAATTCGGTCTGCGTATGCAGAAGGCCACGCAGCAACTGGCCAACACCAGCCAGCTGCGCAACGTGCGTCGCGACATTGCGCGCGTTCGTACCTTGCTGACCGAGAAGGCAGGGAAATAA
- the rpsQ gene encoding 30S ribosomal protein S17 — translation MSETQNTQVAKRQRTLVGKVVSNKMDKTVVVLVERRVKHPIFGKIIMRSAKYKAHDESNQYNEGDTVEIAEGRPISRSKSWRVVRLVEAARII, via the coding sequence ATGAGCGAAACTCAAAACACCCAAGTGGCCAAGCGCCAGCGTACGCTGGTTGGCAAGGTCGTCAGCAACAAGATGGACAAGACTGTCGTCGTGCTCGTTGAGCGCCGCGTCAAGCACCCCATCTTCGGCAAGATCATCATGCGTTCCGCGAAGTACAAGGCGCACGATGAATCGAACCAATACAACGAAGGCGATACGGTTGAAATCGCTGAAGGCCGTCCCATCTCGCGCTCGAAGTCGTGGCGTGTGGTGCGTCTGGTTGAAGCCGCACGTATCATCTAA
- a CDS encoding branched-chain amino acid ABC transporter permease, with the protein MSFRLLSGDPPRSPLLALALIAIVALLATAPFLFPGPKSLAVAAKILVFVILVASYDLLLGYTGIVSFAHTMFFGIGAYGVAIASIRMEPGWTAVFAGVGAGLAVSLAFALLIGLASLRVRAIFYAMITLAVAAAFQTLVSQLSDLTGGEDGLNFKVPQLLRPAFRPFSEPVFGVTIDGRIITYYLIAAVCVVLFLMLLRIVNSPFGRVLQAIRENPFRAEAIGYRTVLYRSLSNLLAAAFATLAGALYALWLRYNGPDTTLSFEIMLNILLMLVIGGMGTMYGAVVGASLFVFAQSYLQDGLQVIHDAVTGVAPLALLFEPDRWLLWLGILFVVSVYYFPTGIAGRLREFARRS; encoded by the coding sequence ATGTCATTTCGCCTGCTCTCCGGCGACCCGCCTCGCAGCCCGCTGCTGGCGCTTGCGCTGATTGCAATCGTCGCCTTGCTCGCTACTGCGCCCTTTCTCTTTCCCGGTCCCAAATCGCTGGCGGTGGCGGCCAAGATCCTGGTGTTCGTGATTCTGGTCGCCAGCTATGACCTGCTGCTGGGCTACACCGGCATCGTGAGTTTTGCGCACACCATGTTCTTCGGCATCGGCGCCTATGGCGTGGCAATCGCCAGCATCCGGATGGAACCGGGGTGGACGGCGGTGTTCGCAGGGGTGGGCGCGGGCCTCGCGGTATCGCTGGCGTTTGCATTGCTGATCGGCCTGGCCAGCCTGCGGGTGCGTGCCATTTTCTACGCGATGATCACGCTGGCGGTCGCAGCCGCGTTCCAGACATTGGTGTCGCAATTGTCGGACCTGACAGGCGGCGAAGACGGCCTGAACTTCAAGGTGCCGCAACTGCTGCGGCCGGCGTTCCGGCCCTTTTCCGAACCGGTGTTTGGCGTCACGATCGACGGCCGCATCATCACTTACTACCTGATTGCCGCGGTCTGCGTGGTGTTGTTCCTGATGCTGCTGCGCATCGTCAATTCGCCGTTCGGCCGCGTGCTCCAGGCCATTCGCGAAAACCCCTTCCGCGCCGAGGCCATCGGCTACCGCACCGTGCTGTACCGCAGCCTGTCGAACCTGCTTGCCGCCGCGTTCGCCACGCTGGCCGGTGCGCTGTACGCGCTCTGGCTGCGCTACAACGGCCCGGACACCACGCTGTCGTTCGAAATCATGCTGAACATCCTGCTGATGCTCGTGATTGGCGGCATGGGCACGATGTATGGTGCGGTGGTGGGCGCCAGCCTGTTCGTGTTCGCACAAAGCTATCTGCAAGACGGCCTGCAAGTCATCCACGACGCGGTGACGGGCGTCGCGCCATTGGCGTTGCTGTTCGAGCCTGACCGCTGGCTGCTATGGCTGGGGATTCTGTTCGTGGTGTCGGTGTATTACTTTCCGACGGGAATCGCGGGGCGATTGAGGGAGTTCGCGCGGCGGTCCTGA
- a CDS encoding branched-chain amino acid ABC transporter permease, producing the protein MSTLDIDTPLPRVRADLRPVLLVLALAALALPLVGSFSTWITLTLAGLAMGMIIFIVASGMTLVFGLMDVLNFGHGLFIAIGAYMAATVLGAMSDWTQTGSLWMNLAAVLPAMIVGMLVAGAVGLAFERVIVRPVYGQHLKQILITMGGMIIGEEIIKMIWGPQTLSLPLPEALRGAFLLGDAAIEKFRIVALAVGVLVLGGMLWLLNRTKLGLLIRAGVEDREMVESLGYRIRHLFVGVFVAGSMLAGLGGVLWGMYQQSIVPQLGAQVNVLIFIVIMIGGLGSTVGCLIGALLVGLMANYTGFLLPKAALFSNIALMVAILLWRPQGVYPVTNR; encoded by the coding sequence ATGAGCACGCTGGATATCGATACACCCTTGCCGCGCGTACGTGCGGATCTGCGCCCCGTTCTGCTGGTGCTGGCGCTGGCCGCGCTGGCGCTGCCCTTGGTGGGTTCGTTCTCAACCTGGATCACGCTGACGCTGGCGGGCCTGGCAATGGGCATGATCATCTTCATTGTTGCGTCAGGCATGACGCTGGTGTTCGGGCTGATGGACGTCCTGAACTTCGGCCACGGCCTGTTCATCGCCATTGGCGCCTACATGGCGGCGACCGTGCTGGGCGCGATGTCCGACTGGACCCAGACAGGCAGCCTGTGGATGAACCTGGCCGCCGTACTGCCGGCCATGATCGTGGGCATGCTGGTGGCGGGCGCCGTCGGCCTGGCCTTTGAACGGGTGATCGTGCGTCCCGTGTATGGGCAGCATTTGAAGCAGATCCTGATCACGATGGGCGGCATGATCATCGGCGAAGAGATCATCAAGATGATCTGGGGGCCGCAAACCCTGTCACTGCCGCTACCCGAGGCGCTGCGTGGCGCATTCCTGCTGGGCGATGCGGCCATCGAGAAATTCCGTATCGTTGCCTTGGCCGTCGGCGTGCTGGTGTTGGGTGGCATGCTGTGGCTGCTGAACCGAACCAAGTTGGGGTTGCTGATCCGCGCGGGCGTCGAAGACCGCGAAATGGTCGAAAGCCTGGGCTACCGCATCCGCCATCTGTTCGTGGGCGTGTTCGTCGCGGGGTCGATGCTGGCGGGGCTGGGCGGCGTGCTGTGGGGCATGTACCAGCAGTCGATCGTGCCGCAACTGGGTGCGCAGGTGAACGTGCTGATCTTCATCGTCATCATGATCGGAGGCCTGGGTTCCACGGTCGGCTGCCTGATTGGCGCGTTGCTGGTCGGCTTGATGGCCAACTACACCGGCTTTCTGCTTCCCAAGGCGGCCCTGTTCTCAAACATCGCGCTGATGGTCGCCATTTTGTTGTGGCGGCCGCAAGGCGTGTATCCGGTCACGAACCGCTAG
- a CDS encoding ABC transporter ATP-binding protein: MSAPLLLGLKGVHTHIGAYHILHGVDLSIPAAAVTMLLGRNGAGKTTTLRTIMGLWRASQGQVTFDGTPIGGPATRKSPPDMARMGMAYVPENMGIFADLSVKENILLAARQAKNADQLDTARLEWIFGFFPALRKFWLHPAGKLSGGQKQMLAVARAIIEPRRLLLIDEPSKGLAPAIVQNMIDAFLELKQASTTILLVEQNFNFARLVGDHVAVMDNGRVVHAGDMQALAQDDALQTRLLGLSLGSHQ; this comes from the coding sequence ATGAGCGCGCCCCTGCTGCTTGGACTCAAGGGCGTGCACACGCACATCGGCGCCTATCACATCCTGCATGGCGTGGACCTGTCGATACCGGCCGCGGCCGTCACCATGCTGCTGGGCCGCAATGGCGCCGGCAAGACCACCACGCTGCGCACCATCATGGGACTGTGGCGCGCGTCGCAAGGCCAGGTGACGTTCGACGGCACGCCCATCGGCGGGCCGGCAACGCGCAAGTCACCGCCCGACATGGCGCGCATGGGCATGGCCTACGTGCCCGAGAACATGGGGATCTTTGCCGACCTGTCCGTGAAAGAGAACATTCTGCTGGCCGCGCGCCAGGCCAAGAATGCGGATCAGCTCGACACGGCCCGACTGGAATGGATATTCGGGTTCTTCCCCGCGCTACGTAAATTCTGGCTACACCCAGCGGGCAAGCTGTCAGGCGGACAAAAGCAGATGCTGGCAGTGGCGCGCGCCATCATCGAACCGCGCCGGCTGCTGCTGATCGACGAGCCCAGCAAGGGCCTCGCGCCCGCCATCGTCCAAAACATGATCGACGCCTTCCTCGAACTCAAGCAGGCGTCCACCACCATTTTGCTGGTCGAACAGAACTTCAACTTCGCGCGGCTGGTCGGCGACCATGTGGCCGTCATGGATAACGGCCGCGTCGTCCATGCGGGCGACATGCAGGCGCTGGCGCAAGACGACGCACTACAGACGCGGCTGCTGGGCCTGTCGCTGGGAAGCCATCAATGA
- a CDS encoding ABC transporter ATP-binding protein: MLETQSLTIRFGGHVAVNDVSCRYAPGTLTAIVGPNGAGKTTYFNLISGQLRASAGSVRLDGRDLTSLSAPARMHAGLGRAFQLTQLFPRLSVHENVRLALQSRQQGLSWRQIRFWRTWDDDRNLLARADGLLERTRLSARRDQAAADLPHGDQRKLEIAMLIALEPRVFMFDEPTAGMSVDDVPVVLELIRELKNDPSKTILLVEHKMDVVRELADRIVVLHNGQLMADGEPAAVIASPIVQQAYLGVAPTEKPA, from the coding sequence ATGCTGGAAACCCAATCGCTCACCATCCGTTTCGGCGGGCACGTGGCCGTCAACGACGTCAGTTGCCGCTACGCGCCGGGCACGCTGACAGCCATTGTCGGCCCGAACGGCGCAGGCAAGACCACGTACTTCAACCTGATCTCCGGCCAGTTGCGGGCAAGCGCGGGTTCGGTGCGCTTGGATGGGCGCGACCTGACATCGCTATCGGCCCCCGCCCGCATGCATGCGGGACTGGGCCGCGCGTTTCAGTTGACGCAATTGTTCCCGCGTCTGTCGGTGCACGAAAACGTACGGCTGGCGCTGCAATCCCGGCAGCAAGGCTTGAGCTGGCGCCAGATCCGCTTCTGGCGCACGTGGGATGACGACCGAAATCTGCTGGCGCGCGCCGATGGGTTGCTTGAACGCACCCGCTTGTCGGCACGCCGCGACCAGGCCGCCGCCGACCTGCCGCACGGCGACCAGCGCAAACTGGAAATCGCCATGCTGATAGCGCTGGAGCCGCGGGTATTCATGTTTGACGAGCCCACGGCGGGCATGAGCGTGGACGACGTGCCCGTGGTGCTGGAGCTGATCCGAGAGCTCAAGAACGACCCATCAAAAACGATTCTGCTGGTTGAACACAAGATGGACGTCGTGCGTGAACTGGCCGACCGCATCGTCGTGCTGCATAACGGCCAACTGATGGCCGATGGCGAACCCGCAGCCGTCATCGCGTCGCCCATCGTGCAACAGGCGTACCTGGGCGTCGCCCCCACGGAGAAGCCGGCATGA
- a CDS encoding substrate-binding domain-containing protein: MNRILLAALAALCMNSAVAAKDFVVAHVYDKTGPLEAYAKQTQAGLMLGLEYATQGTMTVAGRKIRVIEKDNQGKPDVARAQLASAYADDNADIAVGPTSSGVALAMLPIAEEYEKILLVEPAVADSITGAKWNKYIFRTGRNSSQDAIANAVAFDQAGTSIAMLAQDYAFGRDGVKAFKGALKNAKIVHEEYLPANATDFTAGSQRLFDALKDKPGRKIIFILWAGAGNPFKIADLDPKRFGIEIATGGNTLAAMTPLKSLAGMEGATYYYYGIPKNPINDWLVAEHQKRYGQPPDFFTAGGMSAGIAIAAALNKTAGNSDTDTLIKAMEGMSFDTPKGKMTFRPEDHQAMQSMYHFRIKNDPSVPWAVQDLVKEITPDQMNVPIQNKR; this comes from the coding sequence ATGAATCGCATTTTGCTGGCCGCGTTGGCGGCCCTGTGCATGAACTCGGCGGTGGCCGCCAAGGACTTTGTCGTGGCACATGTGTACGACAAGACCGGGCCATTGGAGGCCTACGCCAAACAGACGCAAGCCGGCCTGATGCTGGGCTTGGAATACGCCACGCAAGGCACGATGACCGTGGCCGGCCGCAAGATCCGTGTCATCGAAAAAGACAACCAGGGAAAACCGGATGTCGCCCGCGCGCAGTTGGCCTCGGCCTATGCCGACGATAACGCCGACATTGCCGTCGGCCCGACCTCGTCCGGCGTCGCGCTGGCCATGCTGCCCATCGCAGAGGAATACGAAAAGATCTTGCTGGTGGAGCCCGCCGTGGCGGACTCCATCACCGGAGCCAAGTGGAACAAGTACATCTTCCGCACCGGCCGCAATTCGTCGCAAGACGCAATCGCCAACGCCGTAGCGTTCGACCAGGCCGGCACCTCGATCGCCATGCTGGCGCAAGACTACGCCTTCGGCCGGGACGGCGTGAAAGCCTTCAAGGGCGCACTGAAGAACGCCAAGATCGTTCACGAGGAATACCTTCCCGCCAACGCCACCGACTTCACCGCGGGCTCACAGCGCCTGTTCGATGCGTTGAAGGACAAGCCGGGCCGCAAGATCATCTTCATCCTGTGGGCGGGCGCCGGCAACCCGTTCAAGATCGCCGACCTGGACCCCAAGCGCTTCGGCATCGAAATCGCTACCGGCGGCAACACGCTGGCCGCAATGACGCCGCTTAAGTCCCTGGCCGGCATGGAAGGCGCCACGTACTACTACTACGGCATCCCGAAAAATCCCATCAACGATTGGCTCGTGGCCGAACACCAGAAGCGCTACGGGCAACCGCCGGACTTCTTCACGGCGGGAGGCATGTCGGCCGGCATCGCGATCGCAGCGGCGCTGAACAAGACCGCGGGCAATTCGGACACGGACACGCTGATCAAGGCCATGGAAGGGATGAGCTTTGATACCCCCAAGGGCAAGATGACCTTCCGCCCCGAAGACCACCAGGCCATGCAGTCCATGTACCACTTCCGCATCAAGAACGATCCGTCGGTGCCGTGGGCCGTGCAGGACCTGGTCAAGGAGATTACGCCTGACCAGATGAACGTGCCCATTCAGAACAAGCGCTGA